Proteins encoded together in one Pseudomonas sp. ADAK13 window:
- a CDS encoding amino acid aminotransferase, with protein MSLFSAVEMAPRDPILGLNEAFNADTRTTKVNLGVGVYCDEEGKIPLLRAVAEAEAIRVAQHAARGYLPIDGIVAYDQAVQKLLFGAESPLISSGRVITAQAVGGTGALKIGADFLKQLLPNAVVAISDPSWENHQALFEKAGFPVQTYRYYDAATHDVNRAGLLEDLNALPPQSIVVLHACCHNPTGVDLSPADWQQVLDVVKAKNLVPFLDMAYQGFGDGIDEDAAAVRLFAESGLTFFVSSSFSKSFSLYGERVGALSIVTDSKEESARILSQVKRVIRTNYSNPPTHGAAIVAAVLNNPELRAQWEAELAEMRLRIRGMREQMVADLAKAAPGHDFSFVGRQRGMFSYSGLSVEQVTRLRSEFGIYALDTGRICVAALNQKNIDAVTKAIVQVL; from the coding sequence ATGAGCCTGTTCTCCGCTGTCGAAATGGCACCACGCGATCCAATCCTGGGCCTCAACGAAGCATTCAACGCCGATACCCGAACCACCAAGGTCAACCTTGGCGTGGGCGTTTACTGCGACGAGGAGGGGAAGATTCCACTCTTGCGTGCCGTTGCCGAAGCGGAAGCCATTCGAGTGGCGCAACACGCCGCCCGTGGCTACTTGCCGATCGACGGTATCGTCGCCTACGACCAGGCCGTGCAAAAGCTGCTGTTCGGCGCTGAGTCGCCACTGATCAGCTCCGGCCGTGTGATCACGGCCCAGGCAGTCGGCGGCACCGGCGCTCTGAAAATCGGCGCAGACTTCCTCAAGCAACTGCTGCCCAACGCCGTCGTCGCCATCAGCGACCCGAGCTGGGAAAACCACCAGGCGCTGTTTGAAAAAGCCGGCTTCCCGGTACAGACCTATCGCTACTACGACGCCGCCACCCACGACGTCAACCGCGCCGGCCTGCTGGAAGACCTCAACGCCCTGCCGCCGCAGTCCATCGTCGTGCTGCACGCCTGCTGCCACAACCCGACCGGCGTCGACCTGAGCCCGGCCGACTGGCAACAAGTGCTGGACGTGGTCAAGGCGAAAAACCTCGTGCCGTTCCTCGACATGGCCTACCAGGGCTTTGGCGACGGCATCGACGAAGACGCCGCGGCCGTGCGCCTGTTTGCTGAATCGGGCCTGACTTTCTTTGTGTCCAGCTCGTTCTCCAAGTCGTTCTCGCTGTACGGCGAGCGCGTGGGCGCCCTGTCCATCGTCACCGACTCCAAGGAAGAAAGCGCGCGCATCCTGTCCCAGGTCAAGCGTGTGATCCGCACCAACTACTCCAACCCGCCGACCCACGGCGCGGCGATCGTGGCAGCGGTGCTGAACAACCCTGAGCTGCGCGCCCAGTGGGAAGCGGAACTGGCCGAAATGCGCCTGCGCATCCGCGGCATGCGCGAGCAGATGGTGGCTGACCTGGCCAAGGCTGCTCCGGGCCACGACTTCAGCTTCGTCGGTCGCCAGCGCGGGATGTTCTCCTACTCCGGCCTGAGCGTTGAGCAAGTGACCCGCCTGCGCAGCGAGTTTGGTATCTACGCGCTGGACACTGGCCGCATCTGTGTGGCGGCGTTGAACCAGAAGAACATCGATGCCGTGACCAAGGCTATCGTTCAGGTGCTGTAA
- a CDS encoding HlyD family secretion protein, whose protein sequence is MPAPLKRRLFIFLFIVVLIAAGFFAQWFFKGRFYESTDNAYVQGEITRVSSQLGARIVEVMVGDNEHVEKGQLLVRLEGDDFHLAVDRANAALAMREAERVQAQSKLTQQASLIAASEAKVSSSQATLGRSQIDLNRAQTLRKPGYVSEERVTTLDADNHIARSQVTMAQADLQGQRQQVNALNAEIKRLDAMIANARTDLAQAELNLTRSEIHAPISGLIGQRAARNGQYVQAGAYLLSIVPDQDIWVQANFKETQIGHMQPGQTAELTFDAYGDTPIEGRVANLFGASGAQFSLLPPDNATGNFTKVVQRIPVKLTFAADNPLQGKIRPGMSVTVKVNIQDPHDGR, encoded by the coding sequence ATGCCTGCCCCGCTCAAACGCCGCCTGTTTATCTTCCTGTTTATCGTGGTCCTGATCGCCGCGGGCTTTTTCGCCCAGTGGTTCTTCAAGGGCCGCTTTTATGAAAGCACCGACAACGCCTACGTCCAGGGCGAAATCACCCGGGTCTCCAGCCAGTTGGGCGCGCGCATCGTCGAGGTCATGGTCGGTGATAACGAACACGTGGAAAAAGGCCAACTGCTGGTCAGACTCGAAGGCGACGACTTCCACCTCGCCGTCGACCGCGCCAACGCCGCCCTGGCCATGCGCGAAGCCGAGCGCGTGCAGGCCCAGAGCAAACTCACCCAGCAAGCCAGCCTGATTGCCGCCAGTGAAGCCAAGGTGTCCTCCAGCCAGGCCACCCTCGGCCGCTCGCAGATCGACCTGAACCGCGCGCAAACCTTGCGCAAGCCCGGCTACGTCTCGGAAGAACGGGTGACCACCCTCGACGCCGACAACCACATCGCCCGTTCCCAGGTGACCATGGCCCAGGCCGACCTGCAGGGCCAGCGCCAGCAGGTCAACGCACTGAACGCCGAGATCAAGCGCCTCGACGCGATGATCGCCAACGCCAGGACCGACCTGGCCCAGGCCGAACTGAACCTGACCCGCAGCGAAATCCACGCCCCCATCAGCGGCCTGATCGGCCAGCGCGCCGCGCGCAATGGCCAATACGTACAGGCCGGCGCCTACCTGCTGTCGATCGTCCCCGACCAGGACATCTGGGTGCAGGCCAACTTCAAGGAAACCCAGATCGGCCACATGCAACCCGGGCAAACCGCCGAGCTGACCTTTGATGCCTACGGCGACACCCCGATCGAAGGCCGCGTCGCCAACCTGTTCGGGGCCTCCGGCGCGCAATTCAGCCTGCTGCCGCCGGACAATGCCACGGGCAACTTCACCAAGGTCGTACAACGGATTCCGGTCAAGCTGACCTTCGCCGCTGACAACCCGCTGCAGGGCAAAATCCGCCCGGGCATGTCGGTGACGGTCAAAGTGAACATCCAAGACCCGCACGATGGCCGGTGA
- a CDS encoding MDR family MFS transporter produces MMSVMLGAFMAVLDIQITNSSLKDIQGALSATLEEGSWISTSYLVAEIIMIPLTAWLVQLLSARRLAVWVSGGFLIASLMCSMAWSLESMIVFRALQGFTGGALIPLAFTLTLIKLPEHHRPKGMAMFAMTATFAPSIGPTIGGWLTENWGWEYIFYINIPPGLIMIAGLLYGLEKKASNWDLLKSTDYLGIVTMAVGLGCLQVFLEEGHRKDWLESSLILSLGTVALLSLITFVIVQMSKPNPLINLRILGNRNFGLSSISSLGMGVGLYGSIYLLPLYLAQIQNYNALQIGEVIMWMGVPQLFLIPLVPKLMKYVSPKWLCTLGFGLFGLASFSSGVLNPDFAGDQFNRIQIIRALGQPLIMVTISLIATAYILPKDAGSASSLFNILRNLGGAIGIALLATLLDARTKTYFDYLREAIVPTNPQVAERMATLTEKFGSETAALGKLSEIAHQQAQIMAYNDAFHFVGLALGISMVAILLTKALPPGLKAGESH; encoded by the coding sequence GTGATGAGCGTGATGCTCGGCGCCTTTATGGCGGTACTCGACATCCAGATCACCAACTCGTCCCTCAAGGACATCCAGGGCGCGCTGTCGGCCACCCTGGAAGAAGGCTCGTGGATTTCCACCTCCTACCTTGTGGCCGAAATCATCATGATCCCGCTCACCGCCTGGCTGGTGCAGCTGTTGTCGGCACGCCGGCTGGCGGTGTGGGTGTCCGGTGGGTTCCTGATCGCCTCGCTGATGTGCTCCATGGCCTGGAGCCTGGAAAGCATGATTGTGTTCCGCGCCTTGCAGGGCTTTACCGGCGGAGCGCTGATCCCGCTGGCATTCACCCTCACCCTGATCAAGTTGCCCGAACATCACCGCCCCAAAGGCATGGCCATGTTCGCCATGACCGCCACCTTCGCCCCCTCCATCGGGCCGACCATTGGCGGCTGGCTCACCGAAAACTGGGGCTGGGAATACATCTTCTACATCAACATCCCGCCGGGCCTGATCATGATCGCCGGGCTGCTGTACGGCCTGGAAAAAAAGGCGTCCAACTGGGACCTGCTCAAAAGCACCGACTACCTCGGCATCGTCACCATGGCCGTGGGTCTTGGGTGTTTGCAGGTGTTCCTGGAAGAAGGCCATCGCAAAGACTGGCTGGAATCGAGCCTGATCCTCAGCCTGGGCACCGTCGCCCTGCTGAGCCTGATCACTTTTGTGATCGTGCAGATGTCCAAGCCCAACCCGCTGATCAACCTGCGCATCCTCGGCAATCGCAACTTCGGGCTGTCGAGTATTTCGAGCCTGGGGATGGGCGTGGGGTTATACGGCTCGATTTATCTGCTGCCGCTGTACCTGGCGCAGATCCAGAACTACAACGCCCTGCAAATCGGCGAAGTGATCATGTGGATGGGGGTTCCGCAGCTGTTTTTGATTCCGCTGGTGCCCAAGCTGATGAAATACGTGTCGCCCAAGTGGCTGTGCACCCTGGGGTTCGGGCTGTTCGGGCTGGCGAGTTTTTCGTCGGGGGTGCTCAACCCGGACTTTGCCGGCGACCAGTTCAACCGCATCCAGATCATCCGCGCACTGGGGCAGCCATTGATCATGGTGACGATTTCGTTGATTGCCACGGCGTACATCCTGCCGAAGGACGCAGGGTCGGCGTCGAGCCTGTTCAATATCCTGCGAAACCTCGGCGGGGCGATCGGGATTGCGCTGCTGGCGACGCTGCTGGATGCGCGTACCAAGACCTACTTTGATTATCTGCGGGAGGCGATTGTGCCGACCAATCCGCAGGTGGCGGAGCGGATGGCGACGTTGACCGAGAAGTTTGGGAGTGAGACGGCGGCGTTGGGCAAGTTGAGCGAGATAGCGCATCAGCAGGCGCAGATCATGGCGTACAACGATGCGTTTCACTTTGTGGGGTTGGCGCTGGGGATCAGCATGGTGGCGATCTTGTTGACCAAGGCGTTGCCGCCGGGGCTCAAGGCTGGGGAATCCCACTGA
- the gltX gene encoding glutamate--tRNA ligase, producing MTTVRTRIAPSPTGDPHVGTAYIALFNYCFAKQHGGEFILRIEDTDQLRSTRESEQQIFDALRWLGITWAEGPDVGGPHGPYRQSERSDIYKQYTQQLVDMGHAFPCFCTAEELDQMRAEQQARGETPRYDGRALLLSKEEVARRLAAGEPHVIRMKVPSEGVCVVPDMLRGDVEIPWDRMDMQVLMKTDGLPTYFLANVVDDHLMGITHVLRGEEWLPSAPKLILLYEYFGWEQPQLCYMPLLRNPDKSKLSKRKNPTSVTFYERMGFMPEAMLNYLGRMGWSMPDEREKFSLQEMVDNFDLSRVSLGGPIFDIEKLSWLNGQWLRDLPVEEFASRVQQWALNPEYMMKIAPLVQGRVETFSQVAPLASFFFAGGVNPDPKLFESKKLSGDQVRQLMQLILWKLESLRQWEKDAITATIQAVVESLELKLRDAMPLMFAAITGHASSVSVLDAMEILGPDLTRFRLRQALDLLGGVSKKENKEWEKLLGAIA from the coding sequence ATGACCACCGTCCGCACGCGCATCGCGCCATCGCCTACTGGGGATCCCCACGTAGGTACTGCTTACATCGCCTTGTTCAACTACTGCTTTGCCAAGCAGCATGGCGGTGAATTCATCCTGCGGATCGAAGACACCGATCAACTGCGTTCCACCCGTGAGTCGGAACAGCAGATTTTCGATGCCCTGCGCTGGTTGGGCATTACCTGGGCTGAAGGCCCGGACGTCGGCGGCCCCCACGGCCCGTATCGCCAGAGCGAGCGCAGCGACATCTACAAGCAGTACACCCAGCAGTTGGTCGACATGGGCCACGCCTTCCCGTGCTTCTGCACCGCCGAAGAGCTGGACCAGATGCGCGCCGAGCAACAGGCCCGTGGCGAAACTCCGCGTTATGACGGCCGCGCACTGCTGCTGTCGAAAGAAGAAGTGGCCCGGCGCCTGGCCGCCGGCGAGCCGCACGTTATCCGCATGAAGGTGCCGAGTGAAGGCGTGTGCGTGGTGCCGGACATGCTGCGCGGCGACGTCGAGATCCCGTGGGACCGCATGGACATGCAAGTGCTGATGAAGACCGACGGCCTGCCGACGTACTTCCTGGCCAACGTGGTCGACGATCACCTGATGGGCATCACCCACGTGCTGCGTGGCGAAGAGTGGCTGCCGTCTGCGCCGAAACTGATCCTGCTGTACGAGTACTTCGGCTGGGAACAACCGCAGCTGTGCTATATGCCGCTGCTGCGTAACCCGGACAAGAGCAAGCTGTCCAAGCGCAAGAACCCGACCTCGGTGACCTTCTACGAGCGCATGGGCTTCATGCCGGAAGCGATGCTCAACTACCTGGGCCGCATGGGCTGGTCGATGCCGGACGAGCGCGAGAAGTTCTCGCTGCAGGAAATGGTCGATAACTTCGACTTGTCCCGCGTGTCCCTCGGCGGGCCGATCTTCGACATCGAGAAACTCTCGTGGCTCAACGGCCAGTGGCTGCGTGACCTGCCGGTGGAAGAGTTCGCCAGCCGTGTGCAGCAGTGGGCGTTGAACCCCGAGTACATGATGAAGATCGCGCCGCTGGTGCAGGGCAGGGTAGAGACGTTCAGCCAGGTGGCACCGTTGGCGAGTTTCTTCTTTGCCGGTGGCGTGAACCCGGATCCCAAGCTGTTTGAGTCGAAGAAGCTCTCGGGTGACCAGGTTCGCCAGTTGATGCAGTTGATCCTGTGGAAGCTCGAAAGCCTGCGCCAGTGGGAGAAGGATGCAATCACCGCGACGATCCAGGCGGTGGTTGAATCCCTGGAATTGAAACTGCGCGACGCCATGCCACTGATGTTTGCCGCGATCACCGGGCATGCCAGTTCGGTCTCCGTACTCGACGCGATGGAAATCCTGGGCCCGGACCTGACGCGTTTCCGTCTGCGCCAAGCCCTTGATTTGCTTGGTGGTGTGTCGAAGAAAGAAAACAAGGAATGGGAAAAGCTGCTGGGCGCTATCGCTTAA
- a CDS encoding alpha/beta hydrolase: MGTLNWIRGVNGTLGRLAPQTVASKMRRVFMTPRDLPPRDWELPLLAQSERITLRFGLSALKWGQGPAVLLMHGWEGRPTQFASLITALVEAGYSVIALDGPAHGRSPGREAHVLLFARAMLEAAAELPPLHAVVGHSMGGASAMLAVQLGLRTEALVSIAAPSRFLDVLRGFAGMVGLPARARSAFIQQVELTMGMPLKHLDVAHYQMNIPGLIVHAEDDTFVSVKACQVIHDAWFDSRLLRLEQGGHQKVLADPRVIEGVLALLAGRHVPERQTA, from the coding sequence ATGGGCACGTTGAACTGGATTCGTGGCGTCAATGGCACCTTGGGCCGGCTGGCGCCGCAAACCGTCGCCAGCAAGATGCGTCGGGTATTCATGACGCCCCGGGATCTGCCGCCCCGTGACTGGGAGCTGCCGCTGCTGGCGCAATCGGAGCGCATCACCTTGCGTTTCGGCTTGTCGGCGCTGAAATGGGGCCAGGGCCCGGCCGTGTTGTTGATGCACGGTTGGGAAGGGCGCCCAACGCAATTCGCCAGCCTGATCACTGCATTGGTGGAGGCGGGTTATTCGGTGATTGCCTTGGACGGTCCGGCCCATGGGCGCTCGCCGGGGCGGGAAGCCCATGTGCTGCTGTTTGCTCGCGCCATGCTGGAAGCGGCCGCCGAGCTGCCACCGTTGCACGCTGTCGTCGGTCACTCCATGGGCGGCGCCAGTGCGATGCTGGCGGTGCAGTTGGGGTTGCGCACCGAGGCGCTGGTCAGCATCGCCGCACCTTCACGGTTTCTCGACGTATTGCGCGGCTTTGCCGGCATGGTCGGTTTGCCGGCACGGGCGCGTTCGGCGTTTATCCAGCAGGTCGAACTGACGATGGGTATGCCGCTCAAGCACCTCGACGTCGCTCACTATCAAATGAATATCCCGGGCCTGATCGTGCACGCCGAAGACGACACCTTCGTCTCGGTCAAAGCCTGCCAGGTGATCCATGACGCCTGGTTCGACAGCCGCCTGCTGCGCCTGGAGCAGGGCGGCCACCAGAAGGTGCTGGCAGACCCGCGCGTGATCGAAGGCGTACTGGCACTGCTGGCCGGCCGCCACGTGCCGGAGCGCCAAACCGCCTGA
- the uvrB gene encoding excinuclease ABC subunit UvrB: protein MSDFQLVTRFEPAGDQPEAIRLMVEGIEAGLAHQTLLGVTGSGKTFSIANVIAQVNRPTLVLAPNKTLAAQLYGEFKAFFPNNAVEYFVSYYDYYQPEAYVPSSDTFIEKDASINDHIEQMRLSATKALLERKDAIIVTTVSCIYGLGSPETYLKMVLHVDRGDKLDQRELLRRLTSLQYTRNDMDFARASFRVRGDVIDIYPAESDLEAIRIELFDDEVESLSAFDPLTGEVIRKLPRFTFYPKSHYVTPRETLMGAIEGIKGELVERLEYLRSNNKLVEAQRLEQRTRFDLEMILELGYCNGIENYSRYLSGRESGQAPPTLFDYLPDDALLVIDESHVSVPQVGAMYKGDRSRKETLVEYGFRLPSALDNRPMRFDEFEGISPQTIFVSATPGNYEAEHAGRVIEQLVRPTGLVDPQIEIRPALTQVDDLLSEITKRVALEERVLVTTLTKRMSEDLTDYLADHGVRVRYLHSDIDTVERVEIIRDLRLGTFDVLVGINLLREGLDMPEVSLVAILDADKEGFLRSERSLIQTIGRAARNLNGRAILYADRITGSMERAIGETERRRDKQIAYNLANGITPKGVFKDVADIMEGATVPGSRSKKRKGMAKAAEENAKYEAELRSPSEITKRIRQLEEKMYQLARDLEFEAAAQMRDEIGKLRERLLAV from the coding sequence ATGTCGGATTTCCAGCTAGTCACCCGCTTCGAGCCCGCCGGCGATCAACCGGAAGCCATCCGCCTGATGGTCGAGGGCATCGAGGCCGGCCTGGCGCACCAGACCTTGCTCGGGGTGACCGGCTCCGGCAAGACCTTCAGCATTGCCAACGTGATCGCCCAGGTGAACCGCCCGACCCTGGTGCTGGCGCCGAACAAGACCCTGGCCGCGCAGCTGTATGGCGAGTTCAAGGCGTTCTTTCCGAACAACGCGGTGGAGTACTTCGTTTCCTACTACGACTACTACCAGCCGGAAGCCTACGTGCCGTCGTCCGACACCTTTATCGAGAAAGACGCCTCGATCAACGACCACATCGAGCAGATGCGGCTGTCGGCGACCAAGGCGCTGCTGGAGCGCAAGGACGCGATCATCGTCACCACGGTGTCGTGTATCTACGGTCTGGGCAGCCCGGAAACCTATTTGAAGATGGTGCTGCACGTCGACCGTGGCGACAAACTCGACCAGCGCGAACTGCTGCGCCGCCTGACGAGCCTGCAATACACCCGCAACGACATGGATTTCGCCCGGGCGAGCTTCCGCGTGCGTGGGGATGTGATCGACATCTACCCGGCGGAATCCGACCTGGAAGCGATCCGCATCGAGCTGTTCGATGATGAAGTCGAGAGCCTGTCGGCCTTCGACCCGTTGACCGGCGAAGTGATCCGCAAACTGCCGCGCTTCACCTTCTACCCGAAAAGCCACTACGTGACCCCGCGTGAAACCCTGATGGGCGCCATCGAGGGCATCAAGGGCGAACTGGTGGAGCGCCTGGAATACCTGCGCTCCAACAACAAGCTGGTGGAAGCCCAGCGCCTGGAGCAGCGCACCCGCTTCGACCTGGAGATGATCCTCGAACTGGGCTACTGCAACGGTATCGAAAACTACTCGCGCTACCTCTCGGGCCGCGAGTCTGGCCAGGCGCCGCCCACCCTGTTTGATTACCTGCCGGATGACGCCTTGCTGGTGATCGACGAGTCCCACGTCAGCGTGCCGCAGGTGGGGGCGATGTACAAAGGTGACCGTTCGCGTAAAGAAACGCTGGTGGAATACGGCTTCCGCCTGCCGTCGGCGCTGGATAACCGGCCGATGCGTTTCGACGAGTTCGAAGGCATCAGCCCGCAGACGATTTTTGTCTCGGCGACGCCGGGCAACTACGAGGCCGAACATGCCGGGCGTGTGATTGAACAACTGGTGCGCCCGACCGGCCTGGTGGACCCGCAAATCGAAATCCGCCCGGCGCTGACTCAGGTGGACGACTTGCTGTCGGAAATCACCAAGCGTGTGGCCCTGGAAGAGCGGGTGCTGGTCACCACGCTGACCAAGCGCATGTCTGAAGACTTGACCGATTACCTGGCCGACCACGGCGTGCGTGTGCGCTACTTGCACTCGGACATCGACACCGTGGAACGCGTGGAAATCATCCGCGACCTGCGCCTGGGCACCTTTGATGTGCTGGTGGGCATCAACCTGCTGCGGGAAGGTTTGGATATGCCGGAAGTGTCCCTGGTGGCGATTCTGGATGCGGACAAGGAGGGCTTCTTGCGTTCCGAGCGCTCGTTGATCCAGACCATTGGCCGCGCGGCGCGTAACCTCAATGGCCGGGCGATTCTGTATGCGGACCGGATCACCGGTTCCATGGAGCGCGCGATTGGCGAGACCGAGCGTCGTCGCGACAAGCAGATTGCCTACAACCTTGCGAACGGCATCACACCGAAGGGCGTGTTCAAGGACGTGGCCGACATCATGGAAGGCGCCACCGTACCGGGCTCGCGCAGCAAGAAGCGCAAGGGCATGGCCAAGGCGGCCGAGGAGAACGCCAAGTACGAAGCCGAATTGCGTTCGCCGAGCGAGATCACCAAGCGTATTCGCCAGCTGGAAGAGAAGATGTATCAGTTGGCGCGGGACCTGGAGTTTGAAGCGGCGGCGCAGATGCGCGATGAGATTGGCAAGTTGCGCGAGCGTCTGTTGGCTGTCTGA
- a CDS encoding TetR/AcrR family transcriptional regulator: MNDKKAQTRERILQAAGAALIQRGPAEPSVGEVMGAAGLTVGGFYAHFESKDALMLEAFTALLARRRAAVEDMDSTLTGEERRALVAAFYLSRKHRDSTSQACPIPSTVGEMSRLPDEFRQALNEHCELMAAQLAASPEDTDKALADMALMIGGLSLARALGPGELSDRVLRAAKSAVR, encoded by the coding sequence ATGAACGATAAAAAAGCACAAACCCGCGAACGTATTCTGCAAGCTGCCGGCGCCGCCTTGATCCAGCGTGGCCCGGCCGAGCCGAGTGTTGGCGAAGTGATGGGCGCTGCGGGGCTCACCGTCGGTGGTTTCTACGCGCACTTTGAAAGCAAGGACGCGTTGATGCTGGAGGCCTTCACCGCGTTGCTGGCCCGGCGTCGCGCCGCTGTTGAAGACATGGACTCGACGCTGACCGGCGAGGAGCGCCGTGCCCTGGTGGCAGCGTTCTACCTGTCGCGCAAACACCGCGACTCCACTTCCCAGGCGTGCCCTATTCCGTCCACCGTGGGCGAGATGAGCCGCTTGCCAGACGAGTTCCGCCAGGCCCTGAACGAGCATTGCGAATTGATGGCTGCCCAGCTGGCTGCCAGCCCCGAAGACACCGACAAGGCCTTGGCCGACATGGCGCTGATGATCGGCGGCTTGTCCCTGGCCCGCGCCCTGGGCCCGGGCGAATTGTCGGATCGTGTGTTGCGCGCGGCCAAGTCCGCAGTGCGTTAA
- a CDS encoding tRNA dihydrouridine synthase gives MQIALAPMEGLVDNILRDVLTRVGGIDWCVTEFIRVNDRLLTPAYFHKLAPELLHGAKTAAGVPLRVQLLGSDPVCLAENAALACELGSQVVDLNFGCPAKTVNKSRGGAVLLKEPELLNQIVEHVRRAVPAHIPVTAKMRLGFDSPDGALVCATALAEGGAAHIVVHARTKTDGYKPPAHWEWIPRVQEVVKVPVFANGDIWSVEDWRRCREISGVEDIMLGRGLVARPDLARQIAAARAGEEVVEMTWAQMQPMLHEFWRQSVEQLTERQAPGRLKQWLAMLTRNYPEAVELFTAMRRETDLEQVGRLLGMPGQRPEALVLQD, from the coding sequence ATGCAAATTGCTTTGGCGCCCATGGAGGGGTTGGTCGACAACATCCTGCGGGACGTGCTGACCCGGGTTGGCGGTATTGATTGGTGCGTGACCGAGTTCATCCGGGTCAACGACCGCCTGCTCACGCCTGCCTATTTCCACAAACTCGCCCCTGAGTTGCTGCACGGTGCCAAAACCGCTGCCGGCGTACCACTGCGCGTGCAGTTACTGGGTTCAGACCCGGTGTGCCTCGCCGAAAACGCCGCCTTGGCCTGCGAGCTGGGCTCCCAGGTGGTCGACCTCAACTTCGGCTGCCCGGCCAAGACCGTCAACAAGTCCCGTGGCGGCGCGGTGCTGCTCAAGGAGCCGGAGCTGCTCAACCAGATCGTCGAGCACGTACGGCGCGCCGTGCCTGCGCATATTCCCGTTACCGCGAAGATGCGCCTGGGCTTCGACAGCCCGGACGGTGCCCTGGTGTGCGCCACCGCCCTGGCTGAAGGCGGTGCGGCGCATATCGTGGTGCATGCGCGTACCAAGACCGACGGCTACAAGCCGCCGGCGCACTGGGAGTGGATCCCGCGTGTGCAGGAGGTGGTCAAGGTGCCGGTGTTCGCCAACGGCGATATCTGGAGCGTTGAAGACTGGCGACGTTGCCGCGAGATCAGCGGCGTCGAAGACATCATGCTCGGCCGCGGCCTGGTGGCCCGCCCGGACCTGGCCCGGCAGATTGCGGCTGCTCGTGCGGGCGAAGAAGTGGTGGAGATGACTTGGGCGCAGATGCAACCAATGCTGCATGAGTTCTGGCGGCAATCGGTGGAGCAACTGACCGAGCGCCAGGCGCCGGGTCGTTTGAAGCAGTGGCTGGCCATGCTGACCCGCAACTACCCCGAGGCGGTGGAGTTATTTACGGCGATGCGCCGGGAAACTGACCTGGAGCAAGTGGGGCGATTGCTGGGGATGCCCGGTCAGCGGCCTGAGGCGTTGGTGTTGCAAGATTAA
- a CDS encoding acyl-CoA thioesterase: protein MGWDLATPFIIDLQVGTEDIDGLGHANNAVYVSWLERCAWRHSQRLGLDLTEYRRLDRAMAVVRHEIDYLAAGYEGDELQLATWIVDWDQRLKMTRRFQLVRPRDGATLLRAQTTFVCIELSSGKPKRMPSEFLEGYGPALQGELPSGA from the coding sequence ATGGGCTGGGATTTGGCAACGCCGTTTATCATCGATCTTCAGGTCGGTACCGAAGACATCGACGGGCTTGGGCACGCCAACAACGCCGTGTACGTGTCCTGGCTGGAACGCTGCGCCTGGCGCCACTCCCAGCGCCTGGGGCTGGACCTCACCGAGTATCGCCGGCTGGACCGCGCCATGGCGGTGGTGCGCCATGAGATCGATTACCTCGCGGCGGGCTACGAAGGCGACGAGCTGCAGCTGGCCACCTGGATCGTCGACTGGGACCAGCGCCTGAAAATGACCCGCCGCTTCCAGCTGGTGCGCCCGCGTGACGGTGCCACCTTGCTGCGAGCGCAAACCACCTTTGTCTGCATCGAGCTGTCCAGTGGCAAGCCCAAGCGCATGCCGTCGGAATTTCTTGAGGGTTACGGCCCTGCGCTGCAAGGCGAATTACCCTCCGGCGCCTGA